One stretch of Punica granatum isolate Tunisia-2019 chromosome 5, ASM765513v2, whole genome shotgun sequence DNA includes these proteins:
- the LOC116209176 gene encoding uncharacterized protein LOC116209176 — MNTELEEQFPGVILGAMKLSQKALRLKIQYKHFTELIQHIGVGWDATTNTVRRVLMFGTSLSRSTTTLILFGPEAASIINCCVNYLDHRQQQVPYGFHPPTPKSFDTYERIEEEFLAPQTSYGKEPINLKEGSDESDISVREVQEPVISTSRCCVCKRVFDTDLQLQECIDLFKASLNRKKERVYPSRIQEKQIRIEPGETSEEQHR; from the exons ATGAATACTGAACTGGAAGAGCAATTTCCTGGCGTCATTCTCGGCGCCATGAAGTTGTCCCAGAAAGCATTGAGGCTGAAGATACAATACAAGCACTTCACTGAGTTGATTCAGCACATCGGAGTTGGTTGGGATGCCACAACCAACACTGTAAGGCGAGTCTTGATGTTCGGGACAAGTTTATCAAG AAGCACAACAACTTTAATACTTTTCGGTCCAGAGGCTGCAAGCATTATCAATTGTTGTGTGAACTATTTAGATCATCGACAACAACAGGTGCCCTACGGATTTCATCCACCAACTCCGAAGAGCTTCGATACTTATGAACGAATAGAAGAGGAGTTCCTAGCACCACAGACAAGTTATGGCAAAGAACCAATCAATCTGAAAGAGGGCTCCGACGAGAGCGATATCTCGGTTCGTGAGGTTCAAGAGCCCGTTATTTCAACGTCTCGTTGTTGTGTGTGTAAAAGAGTTTTCGATACGGACTTGCAGTTGCAAGAGTGTATTGACCTATTCAAGGCTAGTCTcaacagaaaaaaagaaagagtttACCCCTCCAGAATCCAAGAGAAGCAAATCCGTATCGAGCCCGGAGAAACCAGCGAAGAACAACATCGATGA
- the LOC116208070 gene encoding vesicle-fusing ATPase gives MAGRWFQSSSPATDMIVTNTPAAELALTNFAYCSPSDLQNFSVQGTKLHLASVGDAFVLSLSAHDAIRPGHIALNAIQRRHARASTGDTISVSRFIPPENFYLALLTLDLEFVKRGTKSETIDAVLLANQLRKKFNNQIMTVGQRVSFEHHGNNYIFTVNQADVEGQVKSAPERGMISNDTYIVFEASNASGIKIVNQREAASSNIFRQKEFNLQQLGIGGLSDEFADIFRRAFASRVFPPHVTSKLGIKHVKGMLLYGPPGTGKTLMARQIGKMLNGKEPKIVNGPEVLSKFVGETEKNVRDLFADAENDQRALGDQSELHVIIFDEIDAICKSRGSTRDGTGVHDSIVNQLLTKIDGVEALNNVLLIGMTNRKDLLDEALLRPGRLEVQVEISLPDENGRLQIFQIHTNKMKENSFLAPDVNLQELAARTKNYSGAEIEGVVKSAVSFALNRQLSLDDLTKPVDEESIRVTMDDFLNALHEIVPAFGASTDDLERCRLNGMVECGNRLKHIYERAMLLVEQVKVSKGSPLVTCLLEGPSGSGKTALAATVGIDSDFPYVKRVSAESMIGLHESTKCAQIIKIFEDAYKSPLSIIILDDIERLLEYVAIGPRFSNLISQTLLVLLKRLPPKGKKLLVIGTTSEVNFLDSIGLCDAFSVTYHVPLLKTEDAEKVLKQLDVFAEEDIQAAAEALNDMPIKKLYMLIEMAAQGERGGASDAIFSGREKIKISHFYDCLQDIVRY, from the exons ATGGCCGGCCGGTGGTTCCAGTCCTCTTCTCCGGCGACCGACATGATCGTCACCAACACTCCGGCGGCGGAGCTCGCTCTTACAAACTTCGCGTACTGCTCCCCCTCCGATCTCCAGAACTTCTCCGTTCAAGGCACCAAGCTCCATCTCGCCTCTGTCGGGGACGCCTTCGTCCTCTCCTTGTC TGCTCATGATGCTATTCGTCCTGGTCATATTGCATTAAATGCTATCCAAAGGCGGCATGCCAGAGCTTCTACTGGTGACACGATCTCTGTCAGTAG ATTTATTCCTCCCGAAAATTTCTACTTGGCACTGCTTACACTTGACTTGGAGTTTGTCAAGAGGGGGACCAAAAGTGAAACG ATCGATGCCGTTCTTCTTGCCAACCAACTCAGAAAGAAATTTAACAACCAG ATCATGACAGTAGGGCAAAGAGTGTCTTTTGAGCATCACGGGAATAACTACATCTTCACCGTCAATCAAGCCGATGTAGAGGGGCAGGTCAAGTCTGCTCCTGAAAGAGGGATGATCTCGAATGATACTTATATTGTCTTTGAAGCATCGAATGCAAGTGGAATAAAG ATTGTCAATCAGCGTGAAGCTGCGAGTAGCAACATCTTTAGGCAGAAAGAATTCAACCTTCAACAGCTGGGAATTGGTGGTTTGAGTGATGAGTTCGCTGATATATTTCGAAGAGCTTTTGCTTCTCGAGTTTTTCCTCCTCATGTGACATCCAA GTTGGGGATTAAGCATGTCAAAGGTATGCTGCTGTATGGGCCACCTGGAACTGGCAAAACTTTAATGGCTCGTCAAATAGGAAAAATGTTGAATGGCAAGGAGCCAAAG ATTGTGAATGGCCCTGAAGTCCTCAGCAAGTTTGTTGGTGAAACTGAAAAGAATGTTAGGGATCTGTTCGCTGATGCTGAAAATGATCAAAGGGCTCTTG GTGATCAAAGTGAGCTGCATGTGATTATATTTGATGAAATTGATGCTATTTGTAAG TCAAGAGGGTCAACAAGGGATGGCACAGGAGTTCATGATAGCATCGTGAACCAGCTTTTAACAAAG atAGATGGTGTGGAGGCACTGAACAATGTCTTGCTTATTGGAATGACCAATAGGAAAGATTTGCTTGATGAAGCCCTTTTGAG ACCAGGACGTTTGGAGGTTCAAGTCGAGATAAGCCTTCCTGATGAAAATGGTCGACTGCAGATATTTCAAATCCATACTAACAAAATGAAAGAGAATTCTTTTCTAGCCCCTGATGTGAACCTCCAGGAACTCG CTGCTCGCACAAAGAATTACAGCGGTGCAGAAATCGAAGGTGTTGTTAAAAGTGCGGTATCTTTTGCATTAAATAGACAGCTAAGTCTTGATGATCTTACTAAGCCTGTGGATGAAGAGAGTATAAGAGTTACAATGGACGATTTCCTGAATGCACTTCATGAAATTGTTCCTGCATTTGGAGCCTCCACTGATGACTTGGAAAGATGCAG GCTTAATGGGATGGTTGAATGTGGTAATCGACTTAAGCATATTTATGAAAGAGCTATGCTGCTGGTTGAACAAGTCAAAGTGAGCAAAGGAAGCCCCCTTGTAACTTGCCTTCTAGAGGGTCCGAGTGGAAG TGGTAAAACTGCATTGGCTGCTACAGTGGGCATTGATAGTGATTTCCCCTATGTCAAAAGG GTTTCGGCTGAATCGATGATTGGTCTTCATGAAAGCACGAAGTGTGCCCAAATCATCAAG ATTTTTGAGGATGCATACAAGTCACCGTTGAGCATCATCATCCTTGATGACATAGAAAG GTTATTGGAGTATGTTGCTATTGGACCTCGCTTCTCGAATTTGATTTCGCAGACATTATTGGTCCTTCTCAAAAGGCTTCCGCCTAAG GGCAAAAAACTATTGGTGATAGGCACGACTAGTGAAGTGAACTTCTTAGATTCAATTGGTCTTTGTGATGCTTTCTCCGTCACATACCATGTTCCGTTATTAAAGACCGAGGATGCTGAAAAG GTGCTGAAGCAGCTTGATGTCTTTGCTGAAGAGGACATCCAGGCAGCTGCAGAAGCTTTGAATGAT ATGCCCATCAAAAAGCTCTACATGTTGATAGAGATGGCAGCACAAGGCGAAAGAGGCGGAGCCTCAGATGCTATCTTCTCTGGGAGGGAGAAGATCAAGATCTCTCATTTCTATGATTGCCTTCAGGACATTGTTCGGTACTAA